A window from Salvia miltiorrhiza cultivar Shanhuang (shh) chromosome 2, IMPLAD_Smil_shh, whole genome shotgun sequence encodes these proteins:
- the LOC131011528 gene encoding small ubiquitin-related modifier 1-like isoform X2 has translation MSSVEDDKKPADSSAHINLKVKGQDGNEVFFRIKRSTQVKKLMNAYCDRQSVDFNSIAFLFDGRRLRGEQTPDELEMEDGDEIDAMLHQTGGTLFYCATI, from the exons ATGTCTAGCGTTGAAGACGACAAGAAGCCAGCAGATTCGTCGGCACACATCAATCTCAAAGTCAAAGGCCAG gACGGAAACGAAGTATTTTTCAGGATCAAGAGAAGCACGCAAGTGAAGAAGCTGATGAATGCTTATTGCGACCGACAATCAGTTGATTTCAACTCTATCGCATTCCTATTTGATGGTCGTCGTCTCCGAGGGGAGCAGACTCCAGATGAG CTGGAGATGGAAGATGGTGATGAGATAGATGCAATGCTGCACCAGACTGGTGGGACGCTGTTTTATTGTGCTACTATATAA
- the LOC131011528 gene encoding small ubiquitin-related modifier 1-like isoform X1: protein MSSVEDDKKPADSSAHINLKVKGQDGNEVFFRIKRSTQVKKLMNAYCDRQSVDFNSIAFLFDGRRLRGEQTPDEVRALSLSFCFSINTRGGLIYLIFYYFAAGDGRW, encoded by the exons ATGTCTAGCGTTGAAGACGACAAGAAGCCAGCAGATTCGTCGGCACACATCAATCTCAAAGTCAAAGGCCAG gACGGAAACGAAGTATTTTTCAGGATCAAGAGAAGCACGCAAGTGAAGAAGCTGATGAATGCTTATTGCGACCGACAATCAGTTGATTTCAACTCTATCGCATTCCTATTTGATGGTCGTCGTCTCCGAGGGGAGCAGACTCCAGATGAGGTtagagctctctctctctcgttttgTTTCAGCATTAACACAAGGGGAGGGTTGATATATctaatattttactattttgcagCTGGAGATGGAAGATGGTGA